A segment of the Oleidesulfovibrio alaskensis DSM 16109 genome:
CCTGTCATTTCTAGATTCGTGCGGGCTGGACCTGAAACGGATAGCACGGCAGGAGCAGGAAACCCGTGAAAAGCTGGCCGCTCTGCTGGAAAAGCTGAATCCGGCACGCCGCAAAGCAGGTGAAAAACTGGCGGCGGACATTGTTGCGGAGCTGAAAGGGCTGGGTTTTTCCGATCAGGTGCAGGTACGTTTTACCCATACTCCGCACAAGCTGGCAGAAAACTGCATTGAAGAAAAAGCCGGAATGCTGTGGCTGCCCAACCCGGGCCAGCCCCCGCAGCCGCTGGATAAAATTGCCTCCGGCGGTGAGCTTTCACGTTTTCTGCTGGCCGTGGTGGGACTGATGGCCAGAGAGGAATCGGCCACGCTGATTTTTGACGAGGTGGATTCCGGCGTGGGCGGACTGACATTGAACAGCGTTGCAGAGCGCCTGCGCTCGCTGGCATCGCAACGGCAGATGCTGCTGATAACACACTGGCCGCAGCTGGCGGCCAAGGCCCAGCGTCACTTTCATGTCCGCAAAGAAGTACATGACGACGCCACATACACCTACTGCACGGCACTGGATGCAAAAGGCATAAGCAACGAGCTGAGCCGCATGGCCGGCGGCGGTGAACAGGGAGAAGCCTTTGCAGGCAATCTGCTGACACCGCACCTGCAGCATCGCTGAAGCGGAAAAGACCGAGGAGACCCGCATGAAACCAACGGACAACATGTCCCAGCAGGAACGGTTTTCCGCGTATGCGGCCAGACTCAGCAAAATGAAAGAAAGCCGCGCGGTACGCGAGATTCTGGAAAGAGAGCTGCTGCTTGAATTTATCAGAATCAACCGTGGCCGCATCAACGAATTTCCACTCATTGAAGCGCAGCAGCGATCCATTTCGGAGCTTTTCACTCTGCGGGGGCTGGAAGACCCGCAGTACGAGCGCGTGAAAAACATCATCACCGGTTTTATACAGTGTCTGAATAAATACGGAAAAGCGCTGGAAAACCAGAACCCCGACGAAACACAGCAGCTGATACCGGAACTTTCCAATCTGGAAGTGCTGCTGGTCAAAAGCATTCAGGGGGTGGTGTTTGTCTCGGCGCTCACGCTTGATAATCTTTCCGAAACGCTCACAGGCTATTTCGGCGAGCAGGCTTACAAGACCATTGATACCATCATTCAGGAAGAAGAACTGGGCGTAAGGCTGTGGCAGCGGTACTTTGAAGCTTTCATCGACAGTTCGGTGGAGACGGCCTTTGCCGCCATGACCCGCGAAGAGCAGTTTTCGCTCGGGCGGGAAGGCAACCTGCTGGTGCTTACTTACCGTTTTGACAACCTGCTGCGCACACTGGACGTTTCACCTGCCGCCCCCGAAAAAAGCCGGATTCAGCTGCGTTTTGAGGATGAAGACGCCAGCTTTGAATCACGCCGCACCCGCAAGCTGGTGATGGATTTTCTGCGCGCGGAAATGGCCCGAACCGGCAAGCCGTGCAGTGAATCGGATCTGGCCCACGTCAGCCAGCTTATCTGTATCGATCCCTGCACCGCCCAGCTTGATGCGGCCAGAACTTTTCTGCATTCCGGCGCCCAGCCCGAAGGCACAACTTTTACGCGGGACAGCGCACTGTTTGTGCTGGAACAGGTGGCGGCCATCGCCGCCGGGGCCATCATCGGCCTTAACGTCATGCGTGAAGATTTTCTGCGTGCGCCGCAGATGCTTACCCCCAAAGAACTTTCCGTTATCCGCGCTCTGCTGGGCCCGTTCAGTCTCAGAGGGCTGCACCGTGTGATCAGCTTTGTGCTGGAAAGCCAGTTTATCGCTATTCTGCGCCGGTGCTTCGGCGAGGATGCCGGTAAAATGCAGATACGCACGGTAAGGGAACGCCGCGTACCTGCGGCTGCAGTGGCTGATCTGGAAAAACTGGGCATGAACCGTATACGCCGCAACAAGATATGGCGGCAGGATCCGGATGATGATGAATCCATGCTTTTTCTGATGGCCTCAGTACAGGAACTGCAAAACATCATGCACCTTTTCCAGATGGAAGCGGCTCTGACTGACGCAGTGACAAAGCTGTGGGATTCCGCTGCGTTCAAAGTCGATATCAGGGTGCACATCAATCTTGAGCTGCTTTCACGCACAACAACCAATCTGAACCAGAAACTGGCTGAAATTCTGGCACGCTTCGGCATCAGCAGGCTCTGACCTGCTCCGCCCCGCCGGGCCGCGCGACGGACACAACTTCTGCGGCAGGCGGCACATAGTTCATTTTTCCGGAACCGCGCAAAAACGCCGGAGACAGCTTTCACTGCCTCCGGCGATATGGTGTACGGTTATTCACTCCACCGGCAATGCTCTGCCGGCCGTCTAAAACAGCGGCATCCGCCGTGCCGGAGTGTCTGCGCTAGGCAGTTTTTTTCTTTGTACCGCCCGCCTTTTCAGGCCTCGCGGCTGGTTTTTTCTTCTTTGCTCCGGCGGCTGCGGGACGCGCGCCGCGTTTTGCGTTTTTACCGCCTGCGGAATTGCCTGAAGCTCCGGCCGTTTTTTTGCCGGTCCTGCCTCCGGAAGAACGACGTGACCTGCCACGTGCGGGCTTGCCGCTGGCGGCGGGGCGGTCATCTGCATCATCGGCAACAATCAAGGAACCATCCTCGGCACGTACCAGCACATCCGCATCACCGGACTGCGCTGCGGGGGCCTGAAAGTCTTCGTGCTCCTGCGGTGCCCCGCCCTGCGCCCTCAGGCGTGCTTCCGCCTTGCGGGCCTGCGCGGCAACGGTCATACCTTTCCTGTCACCGGAACCGCCACGGCGCCGGTCACGCTCTGCGGAACGGTTTCCCTCTTTACGCTGCGGCACACGGCTGTCTTCATGCTCCAGCAGTTCAAGGTCAACCTCAAGCCGGGGTACATTGATGCCGGAAAGCAGCACCCGCACGCTCTGACCCAGCCGGAAGGTTCTTCCCGTACGCTCGCCCATCAGCTCCTGACGTTCGGGGATGAACTCATAGTAATCGTCATGCAGCAGAGAAAGACGCACAAGTCCTTCCGCCATGACCTCACCGAGTTCCACCCAGAAGCCGAAATCGGAAACACCGGAAATAACACCGCTGAATTCCTCGCCCACACGGTCACGCAGGTACAGCACGGTGATACGTTTTAAAATTTCCCGCTCTGCTTCCATACCCGCCCTTTCGCGGATATTCAGCTGATCGCCGATACGCAGCAGCGTGCGCGGCGCAGGCGGCGGCGTGGCACCGGCAAGTCCCAGCGCGTGCTTAAGCGCCCTGTGCACCACCAGATCGGCATAACGGCGGATGGGAGAGGTGAAATGGCAGTAACACTCTGATGCCAGACCGAAATGGCCTTCCAGGTCCGGTGTATACCGTGCCTGCATCATGGTGCGCAGTGCCAGCCTGTTTACCAGAAACTCCTGCTCTGTTCCTTCGGCCGCATGCAGCAGCGTCTGCAGCTGGGCGGCACCGGCCTGAGGCGGCACCTTGTGCGCCAGCGCCGTGCCGCGCATGAGCTTGAAGAAGTTCTCCAGCTTGTCAATGTCCGGCGCAGGGTGCACACGGTACAGCAGGCCTGTTTCTTTTTCCGTCAGAAAACGGGCCACCGCCTCGTTGGCGGCTATCATGAATTCCTCGATCATCTGGTGACCGAAATGGCGCACACGGCGGCCGATATCGACTGTTTCGCCGTAAATGTTAAAAATAATTTCCGGTTCAGGCAGATCAAAATCGAGCGACCCCCTGTCACGCCGCCTGCGCTTCAGCACGCGCGCCAGTTGCTCCGCCTGTTCAAGCATGGGCAGCACAGGCCCCAGCAGCTTGCGCTCGTGCGGGTCTTTCTGCAGCACGGCCCTGTTCACCTGCCCGTAGGTAAGGCGTGCCTTGCTTTCAATAACAGCGGGATAAAAGCGGCTTTTGCCCGGAGTTCCGTCGGCGTAAAAATACACCTCGGCCACCATGGCAAGACGCGGCACCCGCGGATTGAGGCTGCATAATCCGTTCGAAAGCGCTTCGGGAAACATGGGCTCGACAGACTGCGGAAAATAATATGAGTTGGCTCTGGTCAGCGCTTCCTCGTCCAGTGCGGTGCGCGGCTGCACATAATGGCTCACATCCGCTATGGCCACCCACAGCCGCCAGCCGTCGTGTTGCTCTTCCACATAGACGGCGTCGTCAAAATCGCGGGCTTTGGCACCGTCTATGGTCACGAAATCCACATGCCGCAAATCCACACGACCGGCGAAATCGTCCTCGGATGGCTGGTCGGGCAATGCCGCGGCCTGATCCAGAACCTCCTGCGGAAACTCCGTGGGCACGTTATGATTCAGCTTGACCAGCACTTCCTGTGTGGAAACATCCTCTTCCACACCCAGACTTTCAACGGCCACACCGGACCACAGGTTGGGTTCCAGCCGTTCGCCCGGTTCGACCAGCAACAGCTCGTTTTTACGCGGTTTGCCGTCCAGAGCCCCCCTGCTGACAAGCATGCTGAACCTAAGACGTGTGTCGGCAGGCTGCGCCAGCACACCGGCTTTGCCCATCAGCTTGACCACACGGGCGGGTACAAGCTCGTGCCCGCGTTCAAGTACGCGCACAATACGGCC
Coding sequences within it:
- the rnr gene encoding ribonuclease R is translated as MGKKKRKQAESLPVRSGDLLQLFKDEKRPLKLQDFFRLLGLSKSYRAALEEALEDLRAKGRILQLRGGSWGLAEQLKMVTGTLEVQRSGVGFVLPEDKRRADIFISPAQMGQAWHGDKVMVALLSERAGRKPEGRIVRVLERGHELVPARVVKLMGKAGVLAQPADTRLRFSMLVSRGALDGKPRKNELLLVEPGERLEPNLWSGVAVESLGVEEDVSTQEVLVKLNHNVPTEFPQEVLDQAAALPDQPSEDDFAGRVDLRHVDFVTIDGAKARDFDDAVYVEEQHDGWRLWVAIADVSHYVQPRTALDEEALTRANSYYFPQSVEPMFPEALSNGLCSLNPRVPRLAMVAEVYFYADGTPGKSRFYPAVIESKARLTYGQVNRAVLQKDPHERKLLGPVLPMLEQAEQLARVLKRRRRDRGSLDFDLPEPEIIFNIYGETVDIGRRVRHFGHQMIEEFMIAANEAVARFLTEKETGLLYRVHPAPDIDKLENFFKLMRGTALAHKVPPQAGAAQLQTLLHAAEGTEQEFLVNRLALRTMMQARYTPDLEGHFGLASECYCHFTSPIRRYADLVVHRALKHALGLAGATPPPAPRTLLRIGDQLNIRERAGMEAEREILKRITVLYLRDRVGEEFSGVISGVSDFGFWVELGEVMAEGLVRLSLLHDDYYEFIPERQELMGERTGRTFRLGQSVRVLLSGINVPRLEVDLELLEHEDSRVPQRKEGNRSAERDRRRGGSGDRKGMTVAAQARKAEARLRAQGGAPQEHEDFQAPAAQSGDADVLVRAEDGSLIVADDADDRPAASGKPARGRSRRSSGGRTGKKTAGASGNSAGGKNAKRGARPAAAGAKKKKPAARPEKAGGTKKKTA